In Candidatus Tectomicrobia bacterium, the genomic stretch GGACTACCCCGGGTATTTCCCCCTGGAAGACACCGGGGCCCTCGCCTCGATGCTGGAGCGCGCGGAAACCGACGCCCCCTTTTACCGGGACCTGCGCGAGCGGTGCATCCGGCTCAAGCCGCTCGTGGAACCGGCCAGGGAGCGGCGGTGCTGGGAGGAGCTTCTCGGGGAGGTTTTCCCGGACCGGGCCAAAGCGGCCCGAGGGGGCACCTCGTCCCCGAAGGTACTTGCGCTGGAGAAGCCCCGCCCATAATCTAAATGGCTGAACCGACAACGCCATGCGCCTCGGCGTCAAGGGTGCGGGAGATATCCGAATGCCCACCGAGTACGCCTGGTTCCTCCCCTCGGCCAAGAACGGCGACGGCCGGAAGATCAACACCAAAGAACCCGAGCGCCCGCCCACCGTCGCCTATCTCTCCGAGGTGGCCCGGGCGGCCGAGCGCGCGGGGTTCGTGAACCTCCTCGTCCCGACCGGCACCCACTGCCTGGACGCCTGGCTCGTGGCCGCGGCCGTGGCGGAGCACACCGAGTGCATCAAGTTCTGCGTGGCCTTCCGGCCCGGGCTGACGAGCCCGGTCTTCGCCGCCCAGACCGCCAACAGCTTGGACGCCATGACGGGCGGCCGCGTGACGGTGAACGTGGTCACCGGCTCCACGCCGCTCGACCAGATGCGCTACGGCGACCACCTCCGCCACGACGAGCGCTACGAGCGCACGGACGAGTTCCTGCAGATCGTGAAGGCCCTGTGGCGCAACGAGGGCCCCGTCACCTTCCAGGGCATCCACTACGACATCCGGGACGCCTCCTTTTTCCCTCCGCAGGTCTCCCGCCCCCACCCGGCCATCTACCTGGGCGGGAGCTCCGAGGCCGGCCGCCGCGTCGGGGCCCGGCACGCCGACGTCCACATGATGTACGCGGTGGACCTGGAGACCATCGCCCAGGACGCCGCCGACATGAAGCGGCGGGCGGCCGAGTTCGGGCGGGAGAAGGACATCCGCTTCGGCATCCGCATCCACACCGTCTGCCGGGAGACGCGCGAGGAGGCCCGCCGGGCGGCCGAGGCCATGATCGAGGGGAGCGACATCTCCAACACGGGCGTCTGGGCCGACATGCGGAACCGCACCGAGAGCACGGGGCAGAAGCGGGTGAATGACCTGGCCCAGCGCGGCGGCTCGCTCTGGGTGACCGACACCCTCTGGATGGGGGTGAACACCGTCCGAGCCGGGGCGGGCGCCTCCTTGGTAGGCACGCCGGACATGATCGCCAAGGCGCTGAAGGAGTACGTCCGGGCGGGGGTCGAAACCTTCATCCTCTCGGGCTGGCCCCACATCGAGGAGGCCGAGATCTTTGGGCGCGAGGTCATGCCTCTCCTGAAGGACACCGACCCTGTCGTGCTGGAGAAACCGGCCGGGGCGGCGCCCGGGCGCCCCAGACAAAAACTCTTAATCTAATTTCGCCCGCCGTATCATTCAGAGACAAAATATTTATTTTGGTTTGTGATTCAGATCACAATTTTGCCGCCCGGCTCCGTAATTCCCGATTGTACTTTCCCTCTCGAAGTTCCATATTTTGAATTAGAGTCTCATTCCCATTTTGTTTCCCTGGAGAATGGCCGGACTCGCCATCGAGGCGTTCCGGGGATTGCCATGCGCATGACCGATCTGGACAAAATCCCCTCCGGTTTGTTGAAGAGCATTTTCATGGAGTGCGCCGACCCCCTGGGCGTCCTGGACGCCGAGGGCAAATTCATCCTGTGGAATCCCGCCGCCGAACGGCTGTTCGGCTATTCGGCCGAGGAAGTGATGGGGACCGCCCCGAGCCAGCTTTTCGTCCCCGAGGAACAGGAGAACCAATCACGGCGAGAAAGGATCGCGCGGGTGCTCGCGGGGCAGCCCGCCCGCTTCGAGGCCTTGAGGCGGCGGAAGGACGGCACCCTGATTCCCCTCGAAATCAGCCTCACCCCGATCAAGGACGAGGCCGGCAACGTCATCGCCCGCTTCTCCATCTATTGGGACATCCGGGAGCGGAAGCACGCCGAAGAGAGGCTGCAGCGCACCGCCCGGTCGCTCCGGATGCTCTCGGACTGCAACCAGGCCCTCCTGCGCGCCCGGGCCGAAGCCGAGCTGCTGGACGAGATCTGCCGGATCATCGTCGAGAAAGGGGAATATCCCCTGGCGTGGGTGGGCTACGCCGAGGACGACCCGCAGAAGACCATCCGCCCGATGGCCAGCCACGGCAAGGGCGCGGATTACCTCAAGTCGGCGCGGTTCTCCTGGGCGGATACGCTTTGGGGCCAGGGGCCGGCGGGCATCGCGATACGGACCGGACAGCCGGCGAACTTCGAGAACATCATGCGGGATTCCCGCTTCCTCCCCTGGCAGGCATTGGCCCGGGAGCGCGGCTTCCAATCCTGCATCGCATTCCCGCTGCACGCCAGCCAAGGCGTCCTGGGGGCCCTGGCGGTCTACTCCGGCAAGGCCGGAGCGTTCGACCAAAAGGAAATCGACATCCTCAACGAGAACGCGAAGGACCTGGCCTACGGAATCAACGCGCTCCGGAAGGACCGGGAGCGCGAGGACTTCCTGAAGCAGCTCACCACCTTCCACGCCATCGCCGGAAAGCTCAACGAGAGCCTGGCGCTCGACGCGGTGCTGGGGCACATCGTGCAAGCCGCCAAGGAGATACTCCAGGTCGCCCTCGCCGCCATCTTCATGGTGCAGGACGGCAAGGTGCACCTGAAGGCGGAGACGCCCGGGCAGCCGGACGAAGGCTTCCGGCCTCTGCCCATCGGCGAAGGCTTGATCGGCCGGATCGTCGGCAGGGGGGAGATGGTCCACTGCCCCCGGCTGGACGAGGACGGCCACTGGCTGAACGGCGCCTGGTCGGGGAAACGCGGGGTGAACGCCATGCTCGCCCTTCCCCTCCACGACGGGGAGCGCACGGTGGGCGTGCTCGGCCTCTTCACCCCGGAGGAGCGGAGGTACACGGGGAACGAGCTCCGGCTCATCTTCTCCTTCGTCCAGTACGCCTCCATCGCCATCCGGAAC encodes the following:
- a CDS encoding LLM class flavin-dependent oxidoreductase, which gives rise to MPTEYAWFLPSAKNGDGRKINTKEPERPPTVAYLSEVARAAERAGFVNLLVPTGTHCLDAWLVAAAVAEHTECIKFCVAFRPGLTSPVFAAQTANSLDAMTGGRVTVNVVTGSTPLDQMRYGDHLRHDERYERTDEFLQIVKALWRNEGPVTFQGIHYDIRDASFFPPQVSRPHPAIYLGGSSEAGRRVGARHADVHMMYAVDLETIAQDAADMKRRAAEFGREKDIRFGIRIHTVCRETREEARRAAEAMIEGSDISNTGVWADMRNRTESTGQKRVNDLAQRGGSLWVTDTLWMGVNTVRAGAGASLVGTPDMIAKALKEYVRAGVETFILSGWPHIEEAEIFGREVMPLLKDTDPVVLEKPAGAAPGRPRQKLLI
- a CDS encoding GAF domain-containing protein; this translates as MRMTDLDKIPSGLLKSIFMECADPLGVLDAEGKFILWNPAAERLFGYSAEEVMGTAPSQLFVPEEQENQSRRERIARVLAGQPARFEALRRRKDGTLIPLEISLTPIKDEAGNVIARFSIYWDIRERKHAEERLQRTARSLRMLSDCNQALLRARAEAELLDEICRIIVEKGEYPLAWVGYAEDDPQKTIRPMASHGKGADYLKSARFSWADTLWGQGPAGIAIRTGQPANFENIMRDSRFLPWQALARERGFQSCIAFPLHASQGVLGALAVYSGKAGAFDQKEIDILNENAKDLAYGINALRKDREREDFLKQLTTFHAIAGKLNESLALDAVLGHIVQAAKEILQVALAAIFMVQDGKVHLKAETPGQPDEGFRPLPIGEGLIGRIVGRGEMVHCPRLDEDGHWLNGAWSGKRGVNAMLALPLHDGERTVGVLGLFTPEERRYTGNELRLIFSFVQYASIAIRNAESHSRLESTYRELERSQKLLIRSEKLSSIGTLAAGAAHEILNPTNVISLYAQRLREESEKGSPLGQAAEVICRNVSRIVKICDDLRRFSRDEKPQFHPFDPDETLRTSHRLLERQIALASISLDERMSGTPACVMGDKHQMEQVFFNLIKNAIEAMPEGGRLTVASRKLDEGEGGWECRIADTGVGIPREAMDKIFDPFFTTKPEDKGTGLGLAVSHGIVEGHGGQLWAESAPGRGTTFFVLLPLAEKAPLPSNGKA